A genomic region of Candidatus Limnocylindrales bacterium contains the following coding sequences:
- the rsmB gene encoding 16S rRNA (cytosine(967)-C(5))-methyltransferase RsmB — MVFKPSTARELALAILYQVEVKKAYADLALDAELKRSSLSPEDKALVTELVYGVLRWQKTLDWQLEQVCTKPLKKTTPWIRNILRLGAYQLLFLTRVPGFAALNESVKLAKKVGYPGSHNLVNAILRALDRNRKRLTFPELEKDPVKHIAVKYSHPEWLVKRWVNRYGRDRTIRWCQANNQPPDLAIRMNPLKTDPVTLREELEKEVKTVIPLPFDLPGFILKDHPPIATLSAYVQGWFTVQDPGSMLITRILDPQPHETILDACAGLGTKTTQMAEQMKNTGTILAVDLNASKIKLLEENCRRLGITSVTSRIGDITQLKDLSKRSFHRILVDAPCSGCGVFRRHPESKWRVTEEQIRRLQGLQLTLLNAVAPLLAPQGILAYSTCTTEPEENEEVVEKFLQTHSEFQTEPVEEYLPGTLGPLVTEEAYLKTYLYPEIFNGFFCARLCKR; from the coding sequence ATTGTTTTTAAACCTTCCACAGCTCGAGAATTAGCCCTGGCCATTTTATACCAGGTTGAGGTAAAAAAAGCCTATGCAGATCTTGCCCTGGATGCAGAATTGAAGCGGAGTTCCCTGAGTCCAGAGGATAAGGCCTTAGTTACGGAACTCGTGTATGGTGTATTAAGGTGGCAGAAAACCCTGGATTGGCAATTGGAGCAGGTATGTACAAAGCCCTTAAAAAAAACAACACCCTGGATTCGAAATATTTTAAGGCTTGGAGCTTATCAGCTTTTATTTCTGACCAGGGTCCCCGGCTTTGCTGCCCTTAACGAATCGGTGAAACTGGCGAAAAAGGTGGGATACCCGGGATCCCACAACCTTGTCAATGCAATTCTTCGGGCCTTAGACAGAAACCGGAAGCGGCTGACCTTCCCGGAGTTGGAAAAAGACCCGGTGAAACACATCGCGGTAAAATACTCCCATCCAGAATGGCTGGTGAAGCGATGGGTTAATCGGTATGGTAGGGATAGAACCATTCGGTGGTGCCAGGCCAACAACCAGCCTCCAGACCTGGCTATTCGTATGAATCCTTTGAAAACGGACCCGGTGACCTTGCGGGAAGAGCTGGAGAAAGAAGTCAAGACAGTCATTCCGCTTCCCTTTGATCTACCTGGATTTATCTTAAAGGACCATCCACCCATTGCAACCCTCTCGGCCTATGTCCAGGGGTGGTTTACCGTACAGGATCCGGGTTCCATGCTGATTACTCGAATCCTCGATCCCCAACCCCATGAAACAATTCTGGATGCCTGTGCCGGCTTGGGCACCAAAACGACCCAGATGGCAGAACAGATGAAAAATACCGGAACGATCCTGGCGGTAGATCTCAATGCCAGTAAAATCAAATTACTTGAGGAAAACTGCCGGAGACTCGGGATTACTTCGGTCACTTCCCGAATCGGAGATATCACCCAACTCAAAGATTTAAGTAAACGGTCCTTCCATCGTATTTTGGTGGATGCTCCCTGCTCAGGATGCGGAGTCTTTCGACGCCATCCCGAATCCAAGTGGCGGGTGACAGAAGAACAAATCCGGCGCTTACAGGGTCTTCAACTGACCTTACTAAATGCCGTAGCTCCCCTTTTAGCGCCACAAGGAATCCTGGCTTACAGTACCTGTACCACAGAACCTGAAGAAAATGAAGAGGTTGTTGAAAAATTTCTCCAGACCCATTCAGAGTTCCAAACAGAGCCGGTAGAAGAATATCTTCCCGGGACCTTAGGTCCTCTGGTTACAGAAGAAGCTTATCTCAAAACCTATTTGTACCCGGAGATATTCAACGGATTTTTTTGTGCCCGACTTTGTAAAAGATAG
- the cbiB gene encoding adenosylcobinamide-phosphate synthase CbiB — MGVLSVEIFLAYLLDLILGDPRWLPHPVRGIGYAITQTERFLRRLKIAERLAGVILTVFIVGGIFLISTGLVNLAHFLHPTLGTGLSIVLIFTTLSVKSLYQESMKVYWALQKGDLLKARKDLAMIVGRDTENLDFVEIVRAGVETVAENTVDGVISPLFFAFLGGAPLALTYKAINTLDSMVGYRNEKYLRFGWASARLDDIANFIPARIAGILMPLAAFLCGERGFEALKIVLRDGQKHPSPNSGISEAAVAGALGVQLGGLNFYQGKPSLKPTLGDSTRSLTLEDIYRANRIMLVTSGLTLTLGLLCRW; from the coding sequence GTGGGAGTGCTGTCCGTGGAAATTTTCCTGGCCTACCTGCTGGACCTTATCCTGGGTGACCCTCGCTGGCTCCCACATCCAGTTCGAGGCATAGGTTATGCCATTACCCAAACTGAGCGATTTCTGCGACGCCTTAAAATAGCGGAGCGGCTGGCTGGAGTTATCCTGACCGTCTTTATCGTAGGCGGTATTTTCCTTATTTCAACAGGATTAGTAAATCTGGCCCATTTTCTTCATCCAACCCTGGGTACTGGTCTTTCCATCGTCTTGATTTTTACCACCCTATCCGTTAAAAGCCTATATCAAGAAAGTATGAAGGTTTATTGGGCCCTTCAAAAAGGTGATCTCTTAAAAGCCAGAAAAGATCTGGCTATGATTGTAGGTCGGGATACCGAAAACTTAGATTTTGTTGAAATTGTTCGGGCGGGAGTTGAAACCGTTGCCGAAAATACCGTCGATGGCGTTATCTCTCCTCTGTTTTTTGCCTTTCTGGGAGGAGCTCCCCTCGCTCTGACCTATAAGGCAATTAATACCCTGGACTCGATGGTAGGGTATCGAAATGAAAAATACCTCCGGTTCGGATGGGCTTCGGCCCGGCTGGATGATATAGCTAATTTCATACCGGCTCGAATTGCGGGAATACTGATGCCTTTGGCCGCTTTTCTTTGCGGGGAAAGGGGATTTGAAGCTTTAAAAATCGTTTTGCGGGATGGACAAAAACATCCAAGCCCGAACAGTGGAATTTCAGAGGCAGCCGTTGCCGGAGCCTTAGGGGTTCAACTTGGTGGATTAAACTTTTATCAAGGAAAACCCTCTCTTAAACCGACCTTGGGAGATTCAACCCGATCTTTAACCCTTGAAGATATCTATCGTGCCAATCGAATCATGCTGGTAACTTCTGGGTTGACTTTAACCCTTGGACTTTTGTGTCGGTGGTAA